GTAAATCTTGATTTCTCAGGTAGGAGTAACAATGATGCCAGACTATGGATGGTTCAGTTTTGCCAACAAAATTGACCGTCCTGACCTAGTTTCCCCGTTAAAGCTTGGGATATACCGTTTCGATCACTGAGGTTTCTTGATTTTACGGTATCCAGGATAATTAATTGACTCCGGTGCTGCACCTTTAAAAAACTAAAGAACTGCACCCCTCTTTGGTTTTGTCTTTTTTAGATGTCACTTCGATGAATTTTCATGGTAGTTGAACAAAGGCAACCGCTCAATCTGGCCGGCTGCCTACTTATTTTTATTGCGATTGCGTGTCCCGTTAGTGTTGCTTTGAAGAGAGCGTGATGAGTTACAACAATGAACGGACTGTGAAAGAGTAACGGTCCGTTTTTTTTGTGCTAGGCGTTAAATGTTGATTTGCGTTCAAAATAACACCGCCTTTATTAGAGGCGGTGATTGAACTATCCTGCCCGTTAGCTCAACGCCCAGCAGTACAAATGTATAAAATCTAGTGTTTTATACAAATGTCCTATATTGAGCTATCGCTGTTTAAATCACATAATCCAGCACTTCGCAATAAGGAGTGTACACTTTGATGCTGCGCAATGCCGGAGTGTAAACATGCAGCGAGATCATGGCTTCCTTTCGCGGGTTAATCATCTCATGGATTTGCCCGTAAGGCACCTCCAAAATATCTCCTTCTTTGATAAGGGATTCATTGTTTTGCCCCGGATACCCGTATTCATTCGCCAAATACGACCTGTTCAAAAACTCGCCTTGAACAACGAATGTGCATCCCATGGACTCGCCATGGTCATGTATCGCCGTAGCCCGATTCCCAGGCAAATAAACGACGATAATTTCATAATCGTCGTTCAAAAGCAGCACATTTCTGCCGTAGGGCAGCTTTTTAGGTTCTGTGCAGTAAGCTAGGACTTCCTTTACTAAATCTCCGAGTGAGATGACTTTTTCTTTTAATTCCTCCATAGTGAGTTTGTTCCCGGCAGTGAATGTTTTTTCCAAAACGTTTAATAGCTCCATACCTTCTCCTCCAAGCATGCATGTATTAAGAAACCTTTGGTTTCCTATAAAAAACTTTGATACATCGTATGCCAGAGGGAGGAAATGGGTGTTTGTACCCTGGATAAATACCCAGAAAAGGCGGCCTGTTTTCTGCGACTTATTCATGATCGACCTCGATCATCACTTGTTTCATTGTAGCAATAAAAGGGGTTCAGCCCATAGCATGGGGTTCAGCCAACATTTTGACGAAATTATACGCTAAGGACGTTAAGACGCATGAACAGCGGATTTTCTTTACTCTAAGCCCATTAGATTCCAGTATTGATTATCCAATGCACGTTGCAAAATCGGACTTCCTGCAGTTCGCCAATACCCTTTTCGGGTGTTTCCCTACTCAAAGGCTTTATCCTTGGGCATGCCTAAGGAATGCTTTGATAATTAATCGTGATTCCTTCAGACTATGCTTGCTTTACGCTTTAATGGAATTGGGTAAATACCCCTGTCGGGACATGACTGATATCCCGTAGACTGATGGTGTAGTTCAAGAATTGGAGGTATTAGTTAATGGCTTATAACCCTTTCGCTTTTCCATATGGTCAATTCCCAAGTTTGTTCCCTGGACAGTACCCAAACCATTATCCCGGGCAGTATCCAATGATAACGTATCCACCCTATTACCCTGGGTCTTATCCATATGAGGGAACTCAAAGTGGTCCAATTCAATACGTCGGGCCTCAAACTGGACAAATTTTTTTTGTGCCGCTATCTGGTAGGCTTTAAAGTAGGGCTTGCTGAAAGTTTCATGAAACGTGAAGACATATGTACAAAACCCCATATTTTGAACAGAAAGGCCCTATTTTACCACTTTCCCTTTACCGTCGAATTAACGTACGTTATTGGCTTTTTGTTAGGGAATGGCCGTAACCGATCCTTTTATCAGAACAACTTGAAGGATTAAGATCGAACCGGAACCCGGCGCGCGGTGCAATTCAAACTAACCAGGACATATGTATAAAATCACTTATTTTGTGAAGAAGTAAAAGGAGCTGCGGCGGCAGCTCCTTCGTTTTTTATGGATCGTTATTCAACTAACGTTTACATCAGTAGATCCCGTCATGCCCGATTCCAGTTACCTGGAGGAGTATTCATACCTTCTTGGGGCTCGTAGCCCTGCGGATATTCGACATGTTCCGTCAGTCGTTCCCTGCGGTACCATTTGAAGAAAACATACGCAAGCACCGAACCATAAACAATTTCCTGAATGATCTTCATAAGGACTCCGCCCAGCTGCTGATCGTCTAAGGGGGATAAATGGGCAAAAGGCACCGTAACATGGGTATACATATCATAAAGCAGACTGCCTGAAAAAATTATCAAAGCACATGCGGGTGTAAGGATAACCCCGTTAGCGAAGATATACGCAATCTTCTTCAAATCACAAAGCCGATGAGCTCAGGTAGCTGACCAAACACCGGGAACCACATGAGGAACGCTGTAACCAGGAGTACCAAGTGATAGCCAAGCAGCCATAAGGAGTGCTCCATTAAGCCATCCATAATAAACGGCATATGATAGATCGATAGTAGGATATTAAACATGAATATAGCAATTAACGGCTTGGTGAAAAAAGATAACAGTGCAAGCACCGATCGATTTCTAACCAAGGGCCTAAGCATCCATTCCGGAATTCCCGTCCATATGAAGATGGGCACCGTCAAATACAAAATCGATTGCTGCAGCATATGAATACTAAACAAATAGTGATGTCCGAAATAGTTAATAGGACTGCCTTGCCCGATATAAAAGAGCGTTAAACCTGTATAAAATGCAAGCTTTGACGCAAACTTACCGGCTCGGCACCTTTAATTACGTTAGCCAGCTTACCATATACAAACCCAACTACTACAACCAAGAGCAAAAGCACAGGATTCCAGAGATCAAAAAATCCTGCAGCTTGATGCATTGGATCCATTATTACCAGCTCCTTTCCAATCATGCTTCAAGAAAAAAAGAGGAGGCCCCTTACAAACAAAGCCGCCTCTTTAAGATCCTGCACCCAAAAACAACAGTGGCATGAAATGTCCTCGCTCCTTGGCATGCATCCAGAACAAGAGCTGGACCGCTCGGGGTTTACACCCGATTCCCTGTTACCCCTTGTCTTCACAAGGGACCTAGTTTGACGATATGAAATTTTAAGCATTGCTTTATTTATATTCGTGATTCGAACTCGAATTCCTTTTTTGAAGCGATGGATCGAGACATATGTATACAATTGGGTGTTTTGTTCATATGTCCTTTATTGAGCTATCGTTTCCGCTTAGCAAAGACGATTTTTTACAGCAATTCACCTAGAATATTTAATCTAATTTGCTTTGCGTTGCCATTGTACGACCATATAATTTGGTTATTCATGAAAAACAAATGTAAATTATTTATATCATTCTTAACCGAATAACCATATGATTCATATTTATTTAAAATTTCTTCGTAAGACAATCTAAGTGGATATTTGTGTTGACTAAAATAAGGGAATGGATGCACTTCAGTTAAACCCATTTGTGAAAGTTTTTCTTGATATCCATCGGGAACATAAATACGGTCAACCATAGCAATGTCCTTATTTGAACAACCATTGAAAAAGAGCGTGGCTAAAATAATTATAAATAACCACAGAAATCGTTTCACAAATATCAACCCCAATTCCATATAAAATTCAAAATTTTCTAACCTCACCACCTGCCTTGGTTTCTCCATATTTTACAGTTTACTCATAAAAATATCCATTATTATTGAACTTTACTACCCATTAGCATAGCGAAGGGCCGCCAGCGGCAGCCCTTCCGTCATTTAACTAACGTTCTCCGTTAGCTGAGCGGGTTGCCGATCGATCCCGCGGCAACGTCGTATTGTAGTTTATTGAGTTCTTGTTCTCCGTTAGCGTAGAATATCCGGCTCTATTAGGATCACAACATTTCCTTTTTTGTGTCCTTTTTCAACATATTCGTGAGCTTGAGTAATTTGGTCAAAAGGATAGCAGCGATCGATGACTGCTTTTAATGTTCCGGATTCAGCAAGTTCTTTAAGGAATTTCAAGTCTTCAACATTTTCTTTTGCAATTCCGTGTGAAACCGAAATATATTTGCCGCCCACTGATAGTGCATCTTTGCAATGGGATTTTGAGCTTTTTCCAACGGCATCGAAGATAAGGTCATACCGATTTTTCGTAAAATCTTCTTTCGTATAGT
The genomic region above belongs to Paenibacillus sp. GP183 and contains:
- a CDS encoding cysteine dioxygenase family protein, encoding MELLNVLEKTFTAGNKLTMEELKEKVISLGDLVKEVLAYCTEPKKLPYGRNVLLLNDDYEIIVVYLPGNRATAIHDHGESMGCTFVVQGEFLNRSYLANEYGYPGQNNESLIKEGDILEVPYGQIHEMINPRKEAMISLHVYTPALRSIKVYTPYCEVLDYVI
- a CDS encoding cytochrome c oxidase assembly protein — encoded protein: MKKIAYIFANGVILTPACALIIFSGSLLYDMYTHVTVPFAHLSPLDDQQLGGVLMKIIQEIVYGSVLAYVFFKWYRRERLTEHVEYPQGYEPQEGMNTPPGNWNRA
- a CDS encoding cytochrome c oxidase assembly protein, which codes for MGQGSPINYFGHHYLFSIHMLQQSILYLTVPIFIWTGIPEWMLRPLVRNRSVLALLSFFTKPLIAIFMFNILLSIYHMPFIMDGLMEHSLWLLGYHLVLLVTAFLMWFPVFGQLPELIGFVI